CAAGGGCACACAACACTCCAAAGATAAGGACTAGACTCAAACGCAGGTCTCCTGGCTCCTAGCCTGAAACTCTAACATAACATGCCAGTACCACTTAAACCTCAGGATGCTCTGGGTATGATAGGGACCACCAAGTGCCCCAATCCCACTAGTCACCCACTGGATCCTCAGAGGAAGCTGGGACTGACAGAGTCTAGGCAAGGTGTATTTCTCCCCCTCTCTTCCCCTGCTACCCTGAGGCAGTCCCATTTGGGTGCCCACTGGGTACTCACAGGCTGCCTGAGTACTGGCTGCCCCCAAGGAAGCCATACTTGTCCGTCTTGCGCAGGGCCAGCCCATTGATCTCCGAGTCTGAACCCATGGAGCTCACATCATCCGCCAAGGACTCCAAGGTCCCAGACATGAGGCTCACAGAGTCCAAGTAGCTCAGAGTGTCCGGAGCCTGCCCTCGAGGCCCAGGAATGCCAGGTCCCAGGCTGGACATGGAGCCCAGGTCCTGAGAGCTTTCAGCAGGCTCTGGAGCTGGGGTCACCGTCACTACGGCTACCAGAGCCTCACATGTCCCTGGAGGGCCTGCACCAGGCCCTGAGGGATCCTCAGGAGCAGGTCCTGCTGATGATGATGTTGCTGCTGCAGCTCCATGTCCACTTGTCACCTGTCCTGGGGTCACTGCTGCAACCTgtgcagtcactcctgaggccACTGTGGTTTCCGGATTGGGGGCAAGCGAGGGTTTGGCGGTCAGGGCCCCAGGAACTGTTCTGGAAGGGGTCCTGGTGGGTGTGCCGGTGGGGGTACCTGGTCCAGCGGCGGGCGAGGTTCGAGCCTCCTCCGTCTTCGGAGAGTCTGTCCCTGGGGCCAGAGCCATCGACGTCCCGGCTCCTGCCACCGCCGTGGGCACGGGAGGCTCAAGGCCCGGGGATACCTGTGCCGTCGGGGATGCCGGCGAGGCCTCCAGAGTCAGCACTACCACAGTACTGCCTGCGACCCCCGGGGCCGCAGCCGGGTCCGGGTCCGTGGTTTGGTTGGGCCCCGAGATCCAGGCGGGCCGTGCCTCCCCGGGGGCCACGAGGGTGACCGGGGTCGAGGTGGCCGTGGTCACTGGCGGCCCGGGAGCCACCACCACCACGGGCCCGGCCCGGGAGCCCCGAGGCGGTGGCGAGGGGGCCGCGGGGGCGCCATGACGGCGCGGCGGGGCCACCAGGGGCGCCGGGCCCGTCTCCATGGCCGAGGGCCGCCCCTCACATCCCCCTGCCGGGGCGGCCGCAAAAGGCGCCGCCCCTCAGACCGCCCCGCGCCGCCCGCCGAGGAAGGGGAGAGGGCGAAGGGCGCGGCCCGGCACGCGCCGGGGCCGGGGGCAGGTCGGGCCGCCGTTGGGCGagagggggtggggcgggggcccAGGGGCGCCTTACGCCGGGGTCTCGCCAGTGACCTCTCCAGCCCTCGCGCTCTCtcgtcgccgccgccgccccccTCCCTCTTGTTTCGGGCGAGCTGCCGACCTAGCGCCTGCGCACACGTCCCGGTGCCGGGCTCAGGGGCCAGCGTCCAGACGTCTCACGCCTGCGCGCTGCCGTCCCCTCGCGCTCCTTTTTTTCTCCCGCCTTCACAGAGAGCTTGGACGAATAATTGGAGAGAGGGAACTGGGTTTCTGCCAATCGCTGGAAGGATGGGTGGGGTTGGCGGTGGGAAGGGGATGGGTAACCTGGAAAGAGGAAACGGAGAGGGCGGAGGGCGATAAAGCCAATCAGAGGGCGAGTAAGGGCAGGAGAAGGCGGGATGAAGGAAGTATCTAATAGAAAAGCGAGAACCTGCACCTCTTGGCCAATAAAGATGACTGAAAAGTGAATGACAGCGgcaggggcggggagggaggcggTACTGTGGGAGTAGGAGGCGGAGCCCACGAGCTCCctggctgatttaaaaaaaaaaaaaaaaaccaaacccattgccgtcaagtcgattccgactcatagcgaccctggctGATAAACCCATAACTCATTATAGGGAAGGTAAAAAGGGAGCCAGTGAAaaggggagtaaaaaaaaaaaaccttggcatgagttgattccgactcatagcgatccaatagaacagagtaaaactgccctaaggctgcaaatctttacggaagctagCTGCCAAAATCTTTCTCTCTCGGAATGGTTAGTggattcggttagcagccaagcgctttaaccactgtgccaccagggtaaagGTGACAGACAGTGTTGTCTAGTTTGGCGGTGACAGACAGCATCTGCAGTCAATAGGAAGAACTGAGGAATTCTTCGGGTCTCCCAAAATGGTCCGGAAGGAGTGACAGCTGGGAGGCGGGCTAAGATTGCAATTGATTTGCCTCGTGAGCCAATGATCTCGTTCCCTCACTTCAgcaacagaggaggaaactgtctCAGCCAATGGCAGCATCAAAACAGCAAGAGTGCTGCCCCCAGGCAGTGCCAGCCCAGGGATAGTCAGTGACACTCGGCGACAAGCGCGGGAGGGGGGTGACAGTTGGGGACAGCGCGAAGAGGGTGCGAGGGCCAGGGGGATTAGAGCAGCCCTTAGCCAATAAGAGCGCCGCGCTGCCCCTCCTGAGCTTTCTCTGGGCCCATTTTCCCATCTAGCTGCTGAGGCCTCCCCACTCCGGTGGTCTCTAGAACATAAGCCCTACCACCGAACCTGTACTCTGAAGCCTGATCAAAAACTCTCAGCCTTCACACTCTAATTCTTCAGTGCTGGCCCCCATCCAACCCCAACACTCCAAGCCCAGGAAATTATATAACTAGAGCCCCCAGATGGTCTAAGTGACCCATTTCTCTGGATCCCTCATTTCTTGCAAGAATCCCAAGTCCCTCTATTCAGCCCCCATCTTTTAGACCTCATCCCTGTGAGTCCTTCCCCATTCTCATAGGGATCCCATACTCCAAATTCATGAATCCGCAACACCATGAACTCCCCACATCTGTGTTCCTATTTTTTTCACGACCCAGAACTCCAGTCCCATCAACTCCTCCTCTCAGTGCCACATCTCTCTGTACTCATTTCCTGCTAAGAACCAATCTACAAGCCCCTCAAGCTGCCctagaccacaaaaaaaaaaatcctcataagcCCCAACTTTCAGCTTCTAAACACCCCATCTCTTCTCTGGCCCGCAGTCTCCTGGGACCCAGggttaaaaagccaaaaaccaaaccagttgctgtggaccctataggacacagtagaacttccccataaaggtttccaagtagcagccgatggattcaaactgcggactttttggttagtagccaagctcttaaccactgtgccaccagggctccagactccAGGTTTAGAGGGCCCCAATTACCACACAAGAGCCCACCATTCTGAAATTGCAGTCTACCCCTGAGAACTAAATCCCAACTTCCCAATTCTTCCTTGGCTTCTGAGCTCTGTGAGACACCTCAATCCCTGCTCAGACCCAAAACCTGTGAGCTCCCACTCAGTATCTGAGATCCACCACTCGTGATCTCCATCTCTTCAACCTCCCCATTTTCTACTTGGTCCAGGCTTCCTGAGCTCCTCCCATTCCCCTCTTTGGGGTCCCCTACCCTCCCAGAGCCCAGTAATAAATGGGCTCCTCCATGAGCCTGGACCCCCATGGTAACCAACCGTATAAGGCGAGGCAGCTGCAGACCGAGGTGGGGAGGGGCCAGTGTAGGAGGCCAAGGGCAGCTGCTAAGTTTAGGTAGTTCCTTCTCTCTTCTTAGAGACAACAGGTGGCCAGGCCCCAGTGCCCAGAAAAGAAAATGTCTTAGAAGCATTGGCATGTGGCtagaggagggggaggagaaaaGGCACCTTCCTCAGGACATCAGGTCCTAGAGGGAAAAGGAGATGGGTGTCCTTGCTAACTTTGGACCTCCCAGGCTTCCTCAGGCACTGTCTTCCCAGACCTCCACTATATGGAGGGGACTGGGGCACTGGGGCCCAGAAGGGTGGAGGGTGGTTTCTGCCCAGAATGGAGAGAAGCCACTAGCCATCCCAGCCACCCAGAAGGTGGTAACCAGCTAGATTCCCCCTTGGTGTCTTTGCCTCTCTTCCTGAGTTCCAGTCTCCACACCAGGATCCAGAGAAATTATTCTAGATTTACATCTAACCATGTCCTTCTCCTGCTTCAAACCTTCCCAAGCTTCTCCAAGGTCCCAGCCTTcagcctggcattcaaggccctccAGTGTCTGTTCCTCAGCTCCTTACATCCTCTGCTCTATCTCCATCACAATATGGCAATCTGAACACCTCTGATCTTAACACTTCTCTGGGCCTTTACCCATGCTATGCCCTCAACCTAGTGTGCCTGTCCACCCACCTTCACCTGACTTATTTCCGTCAGCCTTAATAAAGCCATTCCCAACATGGCTGTTGTGCTTTCTACTTCTGAGCTTCTGACCAGTGGGTGTgtcattttctgcatttattcctGTCTCCATGGCTAGACTGTAAGTTTCACCAGAGCAGGGACTATTAATTATAATTAAAGTTTACTAAACTGTTTCCAAAAAGTGTTTATAATCACAATGGGTTGTATGGGATGGGAATTACATTCCTATTTTATACAGGCCTAGGGAGTTAAAGCAcaatgcccaaggtcacagagcaggcCCTCTGCTCTAGGCTGTTTAGTCTTTTCATACCCAGTGATTCCACACTGCATCTTCCCTCACAAAACCCCCCTCTCCTGGAAGGAGATGTAGGAGACTTCCCTGATCCCCCAATTTCCACAAGCCCCTCTCTCCCATTTTTAAGctctgtcaccaccaccaccaccaccaccacccacacacatacacacactcaactGTGACCTCTATGATAGGGTGAAGGGTGTTTGCCGAAGTGCATCCACAAAGCCcagcccagcacctggcacactcTGGGTGCTCAGTCAATGTTTACTGGCTTTAAATCTGGGCCCACCCCATTCAGGGGTACAGGGGGGACCTGGTTCATCTCTCACCTGGAACTGCACCTAGGCCTGGGCCCCCTCTGAACACTGTCACATCCAGTCCCATTTGGGAGAAAGAACATCCCTCCTGCCCAGGTCCTGGTGAGACATGCATCCCAagacctccctccttcctccctccctccctcagctCCAGCTGCTCCCTCCAAGAAAGGAGAGGCCCTCAGCTGGGCTATTTTGGTATCTGGGGTGGGTACCCAAAAGGCTAAGGTTACCACAGTATGTTAAGGGCTCCCTAGGGCAGGACTATATAACCCCAGAGGGACAGTCCCAGGGTGACTCTCCGCTCCTTTCCAGCCTGATCCACTACTTTGCCCCTAGGAGACCGAAAACATGGTGAGTGAGAATTCTCTAGCCCCTGCCCAAGATCCTTCAGACCTGAGAACAGCTGCACCCTTTGAGAGAAAATAGCTGGTTCCCAGTCCAGCAAGAATAGATGAATTCTCCCTTTCTTGGTATTACTAATGGGGAGCAGACAGGCAAAATGATGGCCTAAAGGGTCCAACCAAAGGAAATCTGCCCAGACACTGCACTCACAGGGGTCTAGCCCCTCTCAAAGCCTGCTCCACCCCTTTCTGCACTCCATCTTCCTAAAGCCCTCTGGGATCagccaggcaaggatgcccactCCCGTTCCGTAAATGAGAAATCAGACAGGGTGAATGAGTGGATCAGAGTCACACAGCAAGTCTGGAGCTCAGAGAAAGTAGGCTCAAAGcactgagaaaggaaagaaacttcCACTGGTTGGGTAGAATGGAGGGATGGGGATCCAGGAGTCACAAATGGGAGTTTAGGGGATGCAACTGAAGAAACCCCCTTAGCAAAGAGGTCCCTAAGAGCGGGAGTTGCCGGAGAAGAAAGGAGCTCAAAGAGCCCTGAATCTAATCCATTGTCCTCAGAGAGGAGTAGGGACTGGCTCAGGAACCCCTTTGCCCAACCCTCATCCCCCAGGCACCCAAGAGGGCCAAGAGAAGGGCAGCAGCAGAGGGTGGAAGCTCCAACGTCTTCTCCATGTTCGACCAGACTCAGATCCAGGAATTCAAGGAGGTGAGTGAAGGAAGGCAGAAGGCTAAAGGCTGACCAAAGGCACCCCCCTGCTGTCCCTTCCCACTCCCACACCCTCTCCTTGGAATGTGCACctgttggggggggaggggaagggtgtagaattccttccttccctctctgcttGAAGTGGAAGACGGCAGCTGGCTGGGAGCCAGAATATGATCTGCCTGGGATGGGTGGGCTGATCCCTGGCTATGGGAGACCTAACCCCCATCCTGTTCCCCACTTTCCACAGGCCTTCACTGTAATCGATCAGAACCGAGATGGCATTATCGACAAGGAGGATCTGCGAGACACCTTCGCAGCCATGGGTGAGACCCTACCTCACCTGTAAAGACTCAGGCATCAAGGCTGCAGAGTCCTGGGAACACAGCAGCCTTGGGTTTTGGTCCTGTCTGCTCCACCCCAGGCCTCAGTCTACCTAGCTGAAAAACGGATGGGTTAATCTGAAGTTACAGGAAGCATGGCCCTGGCCCTAGGACCTTGCTCCAGCCCATGCTCCCCATTCCAGGCCGCCTGAACGTGAAAAATGAGGAGCTGGAGGCCATGATGAAAGAAGCCAGCGGTCCCATCAACTTCACGGTCTTTCTGACCATGTTCGGGGAGAAGCTCAAGGGTGAGTGAAGGGTCCTTCCTCCAAGCCCCTAGGTGCCCTTTCCTGGACATTTCGGGGACCTTTCTGCCTCATGTGCCCTCTGACACCCAAGGTGCCGACCCTGAGGACGTCATCACCGGAGCCTTTAAGGTCCTGGACCCGGATGGGAAGGGTACCATAAAGAAACAGTTGTAAGTTGCCCCCTCCAGCTGCCCCCACACAGGAAACTTCTTTAAATCCCTACCAAGGGTTAAGCACTGTTGAGGCTTAAGAGAGAAATTAGGCCTGTGGAAACAGGTGATGCTTAAGTAGGATTAAATTTTCATGCAAATATGGGGGGAAGGGCAAAAGCCGGGAGGTCTTAGTGTTTGGGAAATCAATAAGGGATCTAGAGTGACCGTTTTCAGAGACATACTGCGTGTGGCAAGGAGGATGAGGTGGGAGGGAGTGGAAGGAACCACGAACACCAGGCTTAACTCCCTGTATGTCACCTCTCTGCAGCCTGGAGGAGCTGCTTACCACGCAGTGTGACCGCTTCTCCCAGGAGGAGGTGAGTCGGGGAGGGGGCTGGGAGAAGCGAGGGGACGGGGGAGGGGGGAAATAAGAAACTGGTAGGAGCTGCCTCTATGCCTCCCCTAGATCAAGAATATGTGGGCGGCCTTCCCTCCCGACGTGGGTGGTAACGTAGACTACAAGAACATCTGCTACGTCATCACGCACGGCGACGCCAAGGACCAGGAGTAGAGGACCCTCTTAGGCCTCAACTGGCCAGTACCCTCTGACCAGTCCGACACCGCCATCCCGACCCCCAATAAAATTGAACTGGTCTTTGTTTCTATCGGCGGCGCCTTCAGTATGTCTGTGAGGGCGGCCTGGCGTGGGTCCCCGAAGGAAAGCTGGAAAACGGTCGAGCACCGAGCGGGTGCCCTGGAAGCTGGGTGGGGCGGCTCCATTTACTCCTGCTGGGAGAGAGAAGACTCGCGTGGCCCCAGGGCAGCTCAGCTTTTATTGAAGATACAGCTTGGGGGAAGACGGGCGACGCCCGAAGACAGAGAAGGGGGTCTTGGCGGGGCTGGAGATGTCTGCTCAGGAAGAGAACGAAGGGCGAAGTGGAGGGCGGGCAGTGGTAGAGTCGGGGCGGGGCGAGAGGCGAGGCTCCCAACTCCAGATTTGAGGAGAACCGATTAGAGGGAGACTTTTCATAGCCCGTGCAAGGGCGGGCCTACCGGCTGGGGCTCCATGACTAGGCGCTGGGCTGGCTGGGCCTCGGGGATTGGGCAAGAGACGGGCCGAAGGCGGGGCCGAGGACAGGGAGGCCGAAGGAAGGGAGGCCGAAGGAAGGGAGGCCGAGGGAAGGGAGGGCAGAGGCGGGGGTCTCAGAGGGTGTCCGACTGCTCGCTCGGGGCCTGGCTCTGCTGCATCTGGGCCTGCATCTTCTCCAGCATCACTTGCATGCGGCGTAGCTGTACGGGGCAAGATTCCAGGCCGTGGGACCCGGCGAGGCCAGAGAGGGACCTCGCAGAGGACCTGGGGTCTTGGTCA
The sequence above is drawn from the Elephas maximus indicus isolate mEleMax1 chromosome 12, mEleMax1 primary haplotype, whole genome shotgun sequence genome and encodes:
- the MYL11 gene encoding myosin regulatory light chain 11 — protein: MAPKRAKRRAAAEGGSSNVFSMFDQTQIQEFKEAFTVIDQNRDGIIDKEDLRDTFAAMGRLNVKNEELEAMMKEASGPINFTVFLTMFGEKLKGADPEDVITGAFKVLDPDGKGTIKKQFLEELLTTQCDRFSQEEIKNMWAAFPPDVGGNVDYKNICYVITHGDAKDQE